TGATCGGGTCGTGTCGGAGATGGAGCCGTCGAGGTCTTCGGCCAGAGCGGCGGTCACGGCCTTCGAGAACGCTTCTCGGGGTTGTTCAAACTCCTCTTCCCGGAGCAACGGAGGCCACCCGTCTTCCTGCGTCAGAATCGACAAACAGGCGGTGATGGGTTCCGAGGCATTTTCAAACGGGAGATCGCGGAGAACGTCGGCACCAAGCGGAATGGCCGCAAGGGCATCGTGTGTGGCGTCGGTCGGGAAATCGAGGATCTGATCAACTGTTTGATTGAGCAAAATCCCAGCCTCGACCAGCCCCTCTCGGTTGAGGATTGCGGATTCCACCGCCTGACGATCGCGCTGCTGGGCGTCTCGAATCTCCTTGGCCTTGCGGGCTTCAGAGATTGTCTGGTTCCATTTGGCATAGGCTTCGGCCCGGAGCTTGCTGGCCTCGGCCGCCTTGACCTGGTAATCCGCCTGGGCTCGCATGTAATAGCCACTTCCGCGAAGGTAATCGGCTCCGGGGTCTCGCCCCCCCGTTCCAAAACCACCCCAACCTCCGCGCATCATCGCACCAGGATAGATCTGGGCGGAAACCGGAGCGGAAACGCTTGTGAGAAGTACCAACATCACGAAACCACGCACGAGCGACATACGACTCTCCCTGGGATCACGCAACACCGATCTCGAACGCGATTCCAACATGGAACGCTCCTCCCTGTACCTTAAGACATAATCCGCACGCCGTGGTCATCCTTCCTGAGCCGATTGAAGCGGCATTGGAAGCGGTGGATCACCCGAAGGGTGAAGCCGAACGGCCCAGGTCCAGGCAAGATGCGAGGCCAACCGTGCCGATCGCATCAAGGAATCGCGACAAATCAAATGCAACCCGTCGTGTCGCGTATGCAGTGATGCGGAGGTGCCAACCACATCGCCGAGCAGACTGACGGCAGCGAGCCCGGCCGCGGCAAACGGTTCGTGGTCCATGCCCGCGCCCAGAACTCGGAACCGGGAGGTGGGAATCTGCTGGGCCTCGGCCACGGTTTCGGCCAGGGTCACGGCGATCGGCGATCCGGCAAGCCAGACTCGGTCGCCCGCCCCCACGCTTTCCAGGTTGATCAGCAGCGTCGGTCGTTCCCGGAGCCACCACTCATGGCGCTGGAGGAAGGCGCGGGCACCGTCGAGCCCGACTTCCTCGGCCCCCGTGGCCAGAAAAACGGCATCGACTGGGGCATCGGCCCTGGGCTCCCACGATCGAGCTAGCTCCAGCAAGACCGCCAGGCCCGACCCGTTATCCAGCGCCCCCGGGCTGCGATTCCCCGAAGCATTACACATCAAGGCGATCAGACAACCGTTGATAAATCCCCCCAGGAGAATAAGGGGCGTGAACCCGATCGCCTCCCCCCCCAGCAACATCCTTGCGAGAGAAGCACCCGCCAGAATCAAACATCCCACCGTCGACGACACAACCAGGGCAACCCGGAAACCGGTCGGCAAGCGCTGCGACTTCGAATCGTAATGTGCCAAAAAGACGACCCGAGCCGGAGCGGCTTCGGCGTCGTTGTCCCTCGACGGCCAGACCACCAGATTGTCCGACCAGACCCGGGCCCGCAACCGATCGGCGAGGGATCGGGTCACGATCCAGGGAGCGTTGACGAGGTATCCGGCGGCCAGAGCACACAGTCCGGTGATCAGCGGCCATCGGGTCGCCAGGATCACGCCGATCGTCACCAGCACACTCGCGCCGGAGAATGCCAGCACGCTCCCGACCCTTCGAGCGGTCGTGCCGACCGGGAAGCGCTCACGGACGACCGGACGGCCGGATCGAGCCAGGGCACGCTCGACCAACCGCGCGGCCAGTCGCTCTCCTTGCGAACCGACCGCGCGAGGGAACGCAAGCCGATGGATCAGCCGAAGGGCACGATCGGGCTGGAACGGGCAAACCATCGCCCTATCCGTCACATCGGACACAGAAACTGTCACCAACGGCGAGGTTTTTCGAGAGGGATTCATAACCAATCATGCCATGTCGATCCGACCCGGGCAACTCCAGGCCGGATCGACGTGGCGACTTCCGTTCCCTCCGATCGACATTGCCCAATCAGTAGGCCTTGTCGACCTGCACTCCCTTGCCTCCTCCTTCCTGGAATCGCTGTTCGAGGCGTTCCATTTGCCGGAGCTGATTCGAGCGATTTTGCAGGCGAAGGTTTTCTTCGAGCGAGGCTTCCGCCGGCTCGGTCGGTTCAGGAGTTGGGACCGGGGTTTCGGGAGGCCCAACCGGGGAAACACCTCGGTAGAAGGCGTATTGATCGCCGTCACGACGGGCAACTGCCGTGACCTGACCGCGAACCCCTTCGGCCACGAAAACACCGCGCAGATCGGTTTCTCCACTGAAGAACCGCTCATTGCCCGATCCGATCACGCGAACCTGCACGCCTGGCAGAAATTCGCCGGTCTTGGCGAGACGAACGGTCACGCGAACACGACCGGCCTCTCGTTCTTCCAGCACGTCCAGCTCCAGGGGACTGACCAGCGCGATGCCCGAGGCATAGCGATCGTCTCCTCGAATCATGACCAGATACGCCCCCTCCGATTCGACCGGCAAGGCAATGTCGGTCGATCGGGCATCGAAGTCGATCCCCTCCGAGAGGGGAACGGTCGTCTCAACCAGGGGGGTAATCCCCGCCAGGTCGATCCCGGCGATGTCGTCGAGGCTGCGGCGGGTCAGGTACAACCGCATCAGGTCCACCGGATAGACCGTGACCGCGGCCTCCTTGATGTTGCGCGAGTGGAGTGAGACAGACGGCTCGTCCGCCGGGTTGTCGTCGTCGAGGAAGGCACGAACGACCCCATCGCCACCGGCCGCGGCCTCGGGAGCCCCGGACGGATGAATCTCGGTGATCTCGGGAAGTTCCAGCTCCTCTCGGGTCAGTTGTCGGATGGACCCGGCGGCGTCGGTGAAGCGGTCGGCGACCTGCTCGTAGTAGGAAACGGCCTTCGAGGCGTCGCGGCGGGCGTGGAAGATCTGGCCGAGGATATAAAGCGCCTGCCATTTGTTCGGGCTGGGAATCTCGGCCCCGCGGTCGTCCCGATAGGTGGCGGCGGCAATCGTCTCGGCCACAGCGATGGCGCGGTCGTATTGACCGAGGCGGAAGCGGCCGAGGGCCTCGGAATAGCGGAAGCTATCGAGATAGTTGCTTTTCTGGAAGCGATCGGCGAACCGCTCGGCCAGCGTCACCACGGTTTCATGATCGTTCAGGTCGAGATACGTGTTGACCAGGGCCAGGCTCGCCTCGTCGGCCATTGGGCTGTCGGGAGTCTGGGCGAGGAAGGTTCGCACCAGGCGAATTGACTGCAAGAGCAACTGCGGCGGGGCCACCTCGGCGTCGAGCAGGGTTTGACGAAGGCTCGGATCCTCGCCGGCCCGGATCGCCAGATCCGCCACGACCTGAGAGAGTGCGAAGAAATCACTCTCGATCGACGCGGTCTTCGGCGAGGTTCGCCAGAGGTCGAGTAAATACGCAACCGATTCCAACGGGCGGTCGCGCTGGCGAAGCACCTCACCCACGCGAGCGTCTTCGAGGTAGCTCGCC
The DNA window shown above is from Tautonia marina and carries:
- a CDS encoding M28 family metallopeptidase codes for the protein MVCPFQPDRALRLIHRLAFPRAVGSQGERLAARLVERALARSGRPVVRERFPVGTTARRVGSVLAFSGASVLVTIGVILATRWPLITGLCALAAGYLVNAPWIVTRSLADRLRARVWSDNLVVWPSRDNDAEAAPARVVFLAHYDSKSQRLPTGFRVALVVSSTVGCLILAGASLARMLLGGEAIGFTPLILLGGFINGCLIALMCNASGNRSPGALDNGSGLAVLLELARSWEPRADAPVDAVFLATGAEEVGLDGARAFLQRHEWWLRERPTLLINLESVGAGDRVWLAGSPIAVTLAETVAEAQQIPTSRFRVLGAGMDHEPFAAAGLAAVSLLGDVVGTSASLHTRHDGLHLICRDSLMRSARLASHLAWTWAVRLHPSGDPPLPMPLQSAQEG